A single window of Streptomyces sudanensis DNA harbors:
- a CDS encoding putative cobaltochelatase, with product MASVPYPFTAVVGMDDMRLSLLLTAVSPRIGGVLVRGEKGTAKSTLVRSLAALLPPMDVVPGCRFSCAPEAPDPGCPDGPHESAPGVPRPARLVELPVGASEDRLVGALDIERALSEGVKAFEPGLLARAHRGILYVDEVNLLHDHLVDLLLDAAAMGASHVEREGVSVRHAARFLLVGTMNPEEGELRPQLLDRFGLTVEVAASRDPEQRVEVVRRRLAYDDDPVGFAARWAGEEAALRERIAAARALLPQVRLGEDALRRIAATCAAFEVDGMRADIVMARTATALAAWAGRTDVTVEDVRQAALLALPHRRRRSPFDAPGLDEDRLDEVLEQSGGGDEPEPDPRGPGDGGPDGDGGPGDGGPGGGGPGGGVPPQPPGPGTDAEAPAAPEPSGERPEEAPSPGAGPAPLPGAGPAREQSPVAAAEPFRTKALTVPGVGDGAAGRRSRARTEHGRTTGSRRPRGALTKLHLAATVQAAAPHQRARGRSGPGLVVHRDDLRQAVREGREGNLVLFVVDASGSMAARQRMGAVKGAVLSLLLDAYQRRDKVGLVTFRGRDAELVLPPTSSVDAAAARLERLPTGGRTPLAAGLLKAHEVLRSERLRDPARRPLLVVVTDGRVTGGPEPLRLAARAAGLHAAEGTASVVVDCESGPVRLGLAAGLARDLGGTAVTLDELRADAIAGLVKDVRTTRRAA from the coding sequence ATGGCCTCGGTTCCCTATCCGTTCACCGCCGTCGTCGGCATGGACGACATGCGGTTGAGCCTGTTGCTCACCGCCGTGTCGCCGCGCATCGGCGGTGTGCTCGTCCGGGGTGAGAAGGGCACCGCCAAGTCCACGCTGGTGCGCTCCCTCGCCGCGCTGCTGCCCCCCATGGACGTCGTCCCCGGCTGCCGCTTCTCGTGCGCACCCGAGGCGCCCGACCCGGGGTGCCCGGACGGGCCGCACGAGTCCGCGCCGGGCGTCCCGCGTCCCGCGCGGCTGGTCGAACTGCCCGTCGGCGCCTCGGAGGACCGGCTCGTCGGGGCGCTGGACATCGAGCGGGCGCTGTCCGAGGGCGTGAAGGCCTTCGAGCCGGGGCTGCTGGCGCGGGCGCACCGGGGCATCCTCTACGTCGACGAGGTCAACCTCCTCCACGACCACCTCGTCGACCTGCTGCTCGACGCCGCCGCCATGGGCGCCTCCCACGTGGAGCGCGAGGGGGTCTCCGTGCGGCACGCGGCGCGCTTCCTCCTCGTCGGGACGATGAACCCGGAGGAGGGCGAGCTGCGGCCGCAGCTGCTCGACCGGTTCGGGCTGACCGTGGAGGTGGCCGCGTCGCGGGACCCGGAGCAGCGGGTCGAGGTGGTGCGGCGGCGCCTGGCGTACGACGACGACCCGGTGGGCTTCGCGGCGCGCTGGGCCGGCGAGGAGGCCGCGCTGCGGGAGCGGATCGCGGCCGCGCGGGCGCTGCTGCCGCAGGTGCGGCTCGGTGAGGACGCGCTGCGGCGGATCGCGGCGACGTGCGCGGCGTTCGAGGTGGACGGCATGCGCGCGGACATCGTGATGGCGCGGACCGCGACGGCGCTCGCCGCGTGGGCGGGCCGTACGGACGTGACGGTCGAGGACGTGCGGCAGGCGGCGCTGCTGGCGCTGCCGCACCGGCGGCGGCGGTCGCCGTTCGACGCGCCGGGCCTCGACGAGGACAGGCTGGACGAGGTGCTGGAGCAGTCCGGCGGGGGCGACGAGCCCGAGCCCGATCCGCGGGGCCCCGGCGACGGCGGCCCGGACGGGGACGGCGGCCCCGGCGACGGGGGCCCCGGCGGGGGCGGTCCCGGCGGGGGCGTTCCGCCGCAGCCGCCGGGACCCGGGACGGACGCCGAGGCACCGGCCGCGCCGGAGCCGTCCGGGGAGCGGCCGGAGGAGGCGCCCTCCCCCGGTGCGGGACCGGCTCCGCTGCCGGGCGCGGGCCCGGCCCGCGAGCAGTCGCCGGTCGCGGCGGCCGAACCGTTCCGCACGAAGGCGCTGACCGTGCCCGGCGTGGGCGACGGCGCGGCCGGGCGCCGCTCCCGGGCGCGCACCGAGCACGGCCGCACCACCGGGTCGCGCCGCCCGCGGGGAGCCCTGACGAAGCTGCACCTGGCGGCGACCGTGCAGGCGGCGGCCCCGCACCAGCGGGCGCGCGGCCGGTCGGGCCCCGGGCTGGTCGTGCACCGCGACGACCTGCGCCAGGCGGTGCGGGAGGGACGCGAGGGCAACCTGGTGCTGTTCGTGGTGGACGCCTCGGGGTCGATGGCGGCGCGGCAGCGGATGGGCGCGGTGAAGGGCGCCGTGCTGTCGCTGCTGCTCGACGCCTACCAGCGGCGGGACAAGGTGGGCCTGGTGACGTTCCGGGGCCGGGACGCGGAGCTGGTGCTGCCGCCCACGTCGTCGGTGGACGCGGCGGCCGCCCGGCTGGAGCGGCTGCCCACCGGGGGCCGCACCCCGCTGGCGGCGGGCCTGCTGAAGGCGCACGAGGTGCTGCGGTCGGAGCGGCTGCGGGACCCGGCGCGCCGCCCGCTGCTCGTCGTGGTCACGGACGGGCGGGTGACGGGGGGCCCGGAGCCGCTGCGCCTGGCCGCGCGGGCCGCGGGGCTGCACGCGGCGGAGGGCACGGCGTCGGTCGTCGTGGACTGCGAGAGCGGGCCCGTGCGGCTCGGTCTGGCCGCGGGGCTCGCCCGGGACCTGGGCGGTACGGCCGTGACGCTGGACGAGCTGCGCGCGGACGCGATCGCCGGGCTGGTCAAGGATGTTCGTACTACGAGGAGGGCCGCATAG
- the cobO gene encoding cob(I)yrinic acid a,c-diamide adenosyltransferase: protein MPQGQPTVVPQDGLTTRQRRNRPLVMVHTGVGKGKSTAAFGMALRAWNQGWPIGVFQFVKSAKWKVGEENALKVLGATGEGGTVDWHKMGEGWSWIQRDPKDGEQSNEEKAREGWEQVKRDLAAERYRFYVLDEFAYPLHWGWVDTAEVIEVLRNRPGTQHVVITGRNAPRELLDFADLVTDMSKVKHPMDAGQKGQRGIEW from the coding sequence GTGCCGCAGGGACAGCCGACCGTCGTTCCGCAGGACGGGCTGACCACCCGTCAGCGCCGCAACCGCCCGCTGGTGATGGTCCACACGGGCGTGGGCAAGGGCAAGTCGACCGCCGCGTTCGGGATGGCGCTGCGCGCCTGGAACCAGGGCTGGCCGATCGGGGTGTTCCAGTTCGTCAAGTCGGCGAAGTGGAAGGTCGGCGAGGAGAACGCGCTCAAGGTGCTCGGCGCGACCGGCGAGGGCGGCACGGTCGACTGGCACAAGATGGGCGAGGGCTGGTCGTGGATCCAGCGCGACCCGAAGGACGGGGAGCAGTCCAACGAGGAGAAGGCGCGGGAGGGCTGGGAGCAGGTCAAGCGCGACCTGGCCGCGGAGAGGTACCGGTTCTACGTGCTGGACGAGTTCGCCTACCCGCTGCACTGGGGGTGGGTGGACACCGCCGAGGTGATCGAGGTCCTGCGGAACCGTCCCGGCACGCAGCACGTGGTGATCACCGGCCGCAACGCGCCGCGGGAGCTGCTGGACTTCGCGGACCTGGTCACCGACATGTCCAAGGTGAAGCACCCGATGGACGCCGGTCAGAAGGGCCAGCGGGGCATCGAGTGGTAG
- a CDS encoding cobalamin biosynthesis protein, whose translation MRLVVGVGARRGVSAREVCDLVAAVLREAGREPGEVVAMATVEAKAGEPGLVEAASLLGVPLRAHPAEALARARVPESSDAALAAVGTPSVAEAAALVEAARHGASGPAGGELLVPKRKSVAGVARVTCAVAVAHGEGRLPTGGRGYTREDAVFGLRTRRRTTDPRAGSPVRH comes from the coding sequence GTGAGGCTGGTGGTGGGCGTGGGCGCCCGGCGCGGGGTGAGCGCGCGGGAGGTGTGCGACCTGGTCGCGGCGGTCCTGCGGGAGGCGGGACGGGAACCCGGGGAGGTGGTGGCGATGGCGACGGTGGAGGCGAAGGCCGGCGAACCGGGCCTGGTGGAGGCCGCCTCCCTGCTGGGCGTGCCCCTGCGCGCCCACCCGGCGGAGGCGCTGGCCCGCGCCCGGGTGCCCGAGTCCTCGGACGCGGCGCTGGCCGCGGTGGGCACGCCGTCGGTGGCGGAGGCCGCGGCCCTGGTGGAGGCGGCGCGCCACGGGGCGTCCGGGCCGGCGGGGGGCGAACTCCTCGTGCCGAAGCGGAAGTCCGTTGCGGGAGTGGCGCGTGTGACGTGTGCGGTGGCAGTGGCCCACGGGGAAGGGCGGTTGCCCACCGGAGGGCGGGGGTACACCCGTGAGGACGCGGTGTTCGGGTTACGAACACGCCGTCGAACCACTGATCCCCGCGCCGGATCCCCCGTCCGGCACTGA
- a CDS encoding cobyrinate a,c-diamide synthase, with protein MVARLVIAAPSSGAGKTTVATGLMAAFAERGLAVSPHKVGPDYIDPGYHALATGRPGRNLDAFMCGTELVAPLFAHGAHGCDLAVVEGVMGLYDGAAGQGELASTAQVAKVLRAPVVLVVDASSQSRSVAALVHGFASWDPEVRIGGVILNKVATDRHEHLLREALEESGVPVLGVLRRAPDVSTPSRHLGLVPVAERRAQAVEAVRAQAEQVRGGCDLDALLALARSAPPLHAEPWSAGAALAGAGAGEPPTGARPVVAVAGGAAFTFSYAEHTELLEAAGAEVVAFDPLRDEKLPEGTRALVVGGGFPEVYAPELSANGALRDAVAALARSGAPVAAECAGLLYLARSLDGLPMCGVLEADARMSQRLTLGYRDAVAVSDSPVAAAGTRLRGHEFHRTVVEPGAGADPAWGLRQPERRVEGFVAGGVHASYLHTHWAAVPGTARRFVGHCRP; from the coding sequence GTGGTAGCACGTCTCGTCATCGCCGCGCCGTCGTCCGGCGCGGGCAAGACCACGGTCGCGACGGGCCTGATGGCCGCGTTCGCCGAGCGCGGTCTGGCGGTGTCGCCGCACAAGGTCGGCCCGGACTACATCGACCCGGGGTACCACGCGCTGGCGACGGGCCGCCCCGGGCGGAACCTCGACGCGTTCATGTGCGGCACGGAGCTGGTGGCGCCGCTGTTCGCGCACGGGGCGCACGGCTGCGACCTGGCCGTCGTCGAGGGCGTGATGGGGTTGTACGACGGCGCCGCCGGCCAGGGCGAGCTGGCGTCGACGGCGCAGGTGGCCAAGGTGCTGCGGGCGCCGGTGGTGCTGGTCGTGGACGCCTCGTCGCAGTCGCGGTCGGTGGCGGCGCTGGTGCACGGGTTCGCCTCGTGGGACCCGGAGGTGCGGATCGGCGGGGTGATCCTCAACAAGGTCGCCACCGACCGGCACGAGCACCTGCTGCGGGAGGCGCTGGAGGAGTCCGGGGTGCCCGTGCTGGGTGTGCTGCGGCGGGCCCCGGACGTCTCGACGCCGTCGCGCCACCTGGGCCTGGTGCCGGTCGCCGAGCGGCGGGCACAGGCCGTGGAGGCGGTGCGGGCGCAGGCGGAGCAGGTGCGCGGCGGCTGCGACCTGGACGCGCTGCTGGCGCTGGCCCGTTCGGCGCCGCCGCTGCACGCGGAGCCCTGGTCGGCCGGGGCGGCCCTGGCCGGCGCGGGCGCCGGGGAGCCGCCGACCGGTGCGCGGCCGGTGGTGGCGGTGGCCGGCGGAGCGGCGTTCACCTTCTCGTACGCGGAGCACACCGAGCTGCTGGAGGCGGCGGGCGCCGAGGTGGTGGCGTTCGACCCGCTGCGGGACGAGAAGCTGCCGGAGGGGACGCGCGCCCTGGTGGTGGGGGGCGGCTTCCCGGAGGTGTACGCGCCGGAGCTGTCGGCGAACGGGGCGCTGCGGGACGCGGTGGCCGCGCTGGCCCGGTCGGGCGCCCCGGTCGCGGCGGAGTGCGCGGGCCTGCTGTACCTGGCGCGTTCGCTGGACGGCCTGCCGATGTGCGGGGTGCTGGAGGCGGACGCGCGGATGTCGCAGCGGCTGACGCTGGGGTACCGGGACGCGGTCGCGGTGAGCGACAGCCCGGTGGCGGCGGCCGGGACGCGGCTGCGGGGCCACGAGTTCCACCGCACGGTGGTCGAGCCGGGCGCCGGGGCCGACCCGGCGTGGGGGCTGCGGCAGCCGGAACGGCGCGTGGAGGGCTTCGTCGCCGGCGGGGTGCACGCGAGTTACCTGCACACCCACTGGGCGGCGGTGCCGGGGACGGCCCGGCGGTTCGTCGGGCACTGCCGGCCGTGA